In the Pseudomonas sp. ADAK2 genome, one interval contains:
- the thrH gene encoding bifunctional phosphoserine phosphatase/homoserine phosphotransferase ThrH, whose amino-acid sequence MEIACLDLEGVLVPEIWIAFAEKTGIESLRATTRDIPDYDVLMKQRLRILDEHGLKLSDIQEVIATLQPLDGAIEFVNWLRERFQVVILSDTFYEFSQPLMRQLGFPTLLCHRLITDDAGRVTSYQLRQKDPKRQSVLAFKSLYYRVIAAGDSYNDTTMLGEADAGILFHAPDNVIREFPQFPAVHTFEELKQEFIKASNRALSL is encoded by the coding sequence GTGGAAATTGCCTGTCTGGATCTTGAAGGTGTGCTGGTCCCGGAAATCTGGATCGCCTTCGCCGAAAAAACCGGGATCGAATCCCTCAGGGCCACCACCCGGGACATCCCCGACTACGACGTGCTGATGAAACAGCGCCTGCGCATCCTCGATGAACACGGCCTGAAGCTCTCGGACATTCAGGAAGTGATCGCCACCCTGCAACCGCTGGACGGCGCGATTGAATTCGTCAACTGGCTGCGTGAACGCTTCCAGGTGGTGATTCTGTCGGACACCTTCTACGAGTTTTCCCAGCCGCTGATGCGTCAACTGGGCTTCCCGACGTTGCTTTGCCATCGCCTGATTACCGACGATGCCGGGCGAGTGACCAGCTATCAGTTGCGTCAGAAAGATCCCAAGCGCCAGTCGGTCCTGGCCTTCAAGAGCCTTTACTACCGGGTGATTGCGGCGGGGGATTCCTATAACGACACGACGATGCTGGGCGAGGCCGATGCCGGGATTCTGTTCCATGCGCCGGACAATGTGATTCGCGAGTTTCCACAGTTCCCGGCGGTGCATACGTTTGAAGAGCTGAAGCAGGAATTTATCAAGGCTTCGAATCGCGCTTTGAGTTTGTAG
- the rloB gene encoding osmotic stress tolerance membrane protein RloB — MRSLNLHLKILIAILVVLGISVTAYQIFVLGIPVTEDATDDLWNIDAKVEFVASAKDPVKIQMFVPPLSRDYVSLNESFISNNYGVAVNRVDGNRKVTWSARRAKGNQTLYYRLVLTKRYSGEKSKIKGPTFRDSIAVEGAEKVAAEALLAPIRQHSADVETFVGEAIKRVNNLNDDNVKLLLGGDPSTANKARIVELVLSIAHVPVEKVHTVRLVADQPQVPELWLRSFNGTDWLYFNPETGEQGLPTDRLLWWTGDENLITVDGGKKANVTFSLNNSEMNAIRLAKLTDENTDANFLEYSLYGLPLQTQQTFMIMVMIPIGVLVILILRNLIGLQTLGTFTPVLIALAFRETQLGFGIVLFTIITALGLSLRSYLEHLKLQMLPRLSVVLTFVVVLIAAISLFSHKLGLERGLSVALFPMVILTMTIERLSITWEERGAGHAMKVAIGTLFAASLAHLIMSVPELVYFVFTFPAILLILVGFMLAMGRYRGYRLTELVRFKAFLKADS; from the coding sequence ATGCGCTCTCTTAACCTCCACCTGAAAATCCTCATCGCCATCCTGGTGGTGCTGGGCATTTCAGTTACGGCCTACCAGATCTTCGTGCTCGGCATTCCTGTCACCGAAGATGCCACGGACGACTTGTGGAACATCGACGCCAAGGTCGAGTTCGTCGCCAGTGCCAAAGACCCGGTCAAGATCCAGATGTTCGTGCCGCCCCTGAGCCGCGACTATGTGAGCCTGAACGAAAGCTTCATTTCCAATAACTACGGCGTGGCGGTGAACCGGGTCGACGGCAACCGCAAGGTCACCTGGTCGGCACGTCGGGCCAAGGGTAACCAGACCCTTTATTACCGCCTGGTGCTGACCAAGCGCTACAGCGGTGAAAAATCCAAGATCAAAGGCCCGACCTTCCGCGACAGCATTGCCGTCGAAGGCGCGGAGAAAGTCGCTGCCGAAGCCCTGCTCGCACCGATTCGCCAACACTCGGCCGACGTCGAAACCTTCGTCGGCGAAGCGATCAAGCGCGTCAACAATCTCAATGACGACAACGTGAAGCTGTTGCTCGGCGGCGATCCGTCCACCGCCAACAAAGCCCGGATTGTCGAGCTGGTCCTGTCCATTGCCCACGTACCGGTGGAGAAGGTCCACACCGTCCGCCTGGTGGCCGACCAACCGCAAGTCCCTGAACTCTGGTTGCGCAGCTTCAACGGCACCGACTGGCTGTACTTCAACCCGGAAACCGGTGAACAAGGCCTGCCGACCGACCGCCTGCTGTGGTGGACCGGCGATGAAAACCTGATCACCGTCGATGGCGGCAAGAAAGCCAACGTGACGTTCAGCCTGAACAACAGCGAAATGAACGCCATTCGCCTGGCCAAGCTGACCGACGAAAACACCGACGCCAACTTCCTCGAATACTCCTTGTACGGCCTGCCGCTGCAAACCCAGCAGACGTTCATGATCATGGTGATGATCCCGATTGGCGTGCTGGTGATCCTGATCCTGCGCAACCTGATCGGCCTGCAGACCCTCGGCACCTTTACTCCGGTGCTGATTGCCCTGGCCTTCCGCGAGACGCAGCTGGGCTTCGGGATCGTGCTGTTTACGATCATCACGGCGCTGGGGCTGTCGCTGCGTTCCTACCTGGAACACTTGAAGCTGCAAATGCTGCCGAGGCTGTCGGTGGTGCTGACCTTCGTCGTGGTGCTGATCGCGGCGATCAGTCTGTTCAGCCACAAACTCGGCCTGGAGCGCGGGTTGTCGGTGGCGCTGTTCCCGATGGTGATCCTGACCATGACCATCGAACGCCTGTCGATCACCTGGGAAGAACGCGGTGCCGGCCATGCCATGAAAGTGGCAATCGGTACGCTGTTCGCCGCGTCCCTGGCGCACCTGATCATGAGCGTGCCGGAACTGGTGTACTTCGTGTTCACCTTCCCGGCGATCCTGTTGATCCTGGTGGGCTTCATGCTGGCCATGGGTCGCTATCGCGGTTACCGCCTGACCGAGCTGGTCCGCTTCAAAGCGTTCCTCAAGGCTGACTCGTAA
- a CDS encoding phosphoadenylyl-sulfate reductase produces MSPSFDVVELATTYANKSAQDILKLAFAEFGDDLWISFSGAEDVVLVDMAWKLNKNVKVFSLDTGRLHPETYRFIDQVREHYKIEIELVSPDYTKLEPFVKEKGLFSFYKDGHGECCGIRKIEPLRRKLSSVTAWATGQRRDQSPGTRSAVAVLEIDTAFSTPERTLYKFNPLAQMTSEEIWGYIRMLELPYNSLHERGFISIGCEPCTRPVLPNQHEREGRWWWEEATQKECGLHAGNIISKSKA; encoded by the coding sequence ATGAGCCCATCGTTCGATGTCGTGGAACTCGCCACGACCTATGCCAACAAATCCGCCCAGGACATCCTGAAACTCGCGTTCGCCGAGTTTGGCGATGACCTGTGGATATCTTTCAGCGGTGCCGAGGACGTGGTACTGGTGGACATGGCCTGGAAGCTGAACAAGAACGTCAAAGTGTTCAGCCTCGACACCGGCCGCTTGCACCCCGAGACCTACCGCTTCATCGATCAGGTGCGCGAGCACTACAAGATCGAGATCGAACTGGTGTCGCCGGACTACACGAAACTTGAACCGTTCGTGAAGGAAAAAGGCCTGTTCAGCTTCTACAAGGACGGCCATGGCGAATGCTGCGGTATCCGCAAGATCGAGCCGCTGCGCCGCAAGTTGTCCAGCGTCACTGCCTGGGCCACCGGCCAGCGCCGGGACCAGAGCCCGGGCACCCGCAGCGCCGTCGCCGTGCTGGAAATCGATACTGCGTTCTCCACGCCTGAGCGCACCCTGTACAAGTTCAATCCGCTGGCACAGATGACCAGCGAGGAGATCTGGGGCTATATCCGCATGCTCGAGCTGCCTTACAACAGCCTGCATGAGCGTGGGTTTATCAGCATCGGCTGCGAGCCGTGCACCCGCCCGGTGCTGCCGAACCAGCATGAGCGTGAAGGTCGCTGGTGGTGGGAAGAAGCGACGCAGAAAGAATGCGGGTTGCATGCGGGCAATATCATCAGCAAATCCAAAGCCTGA
- the pabB gene encoding aminodeoxychorismate synthase component I yields MLTCSVHPLPYRANPAEYFAAIRHAPGAVLLDSGRPSADRGRFDLLSAWPLEQLAVSPEESGADFLQRLRDNLTRLGEASVPDELPFAGGLIGYLSYDFGRHLENLPSQAQDDLYLPDARFGLYGWALISDHHRLTSQLVFHPTLSESEQQRLIALFTQSASNPLEPFKLKAPMSADLSADDYRQALERIQQYIQAGDCYQVNFAQRFRAQCEGDPWAAYCALRAACPTPFSGFQSLPDGGAVLSLSPERFVKVSARQVETRPIKGTRPRGLTAAEDAANAAELLASPKDRAENLMIVDLLRNDLGRTCRIGSVRVPELFSLESYPNVHHLVSSVTGELADDKDALDLIAGSFPGGSITGAPKIRAMQIIDELEPTRRGLYCGSLLYLDVRGEMDSSIAIRSLLVKDGQVCCWGGGGIVADSEWQAEYQESITKVKVLLDTLQAL; encoded by the coding sequence ATGTTGACCTGTTCCGTACATCCTCTGCCCTATCGCGCCAACCCCGCCGAGTACTTCGCGGCGATTCGTCATGCCCCCGGTGCCGTGCTGCTCGACAGTGGCCGACCAAGTGCCGATCGCGGCCGCTTTGATTTGCTCAGTGCCTGGCCGCTGGAGCAACTGGCCGTGTCGCCGGAAGAAAGCGGTGCCGACTTCCTGCAACGCCTTCGGGATAATCTGACACGACTGGGCGAAGCGTCCGTCCCGGATGAGCTGCCCTTCGCAGGCGGCTTGATCGGCTACCTGAGCTATGACTTCGGCCGTCATCTGGAAAACCTGCCGAGCCAGGCCCAGGACGACCTGTACTTGCCGGATGCGCGTTTCGGTCTGTATGGCTGGGCATTGATCAGCGACCACCATCGGCTGACCAGTCAATTGGTGTTCCACCCGACACTGTCCGAAAGCGAACAGCAGCGCTTGATCGCACTGTTCACTCAGTCAGCGTCCAACCCACTCGAGCCGTTCAAGCTGAAAGCGCCAATGAGCGCCGACCTCAGCGCCGATGACTATCGCCAGGCCCTTGAGCGGATCCAGCAATACATCCAGGCCGGCGACTGTTACCAGGTCAACTTCGCCCAGCGCTTTCGCGCGCAATGCGAAGGCGACCCGTGGGCCGCCTATTGCGCCCTGCGAGCCGCCTGCCCGACACCGTTTTCCGGGTTCCAGAGCCTGCCCGACGGCGGCGCGGTACTGAGCCTGTCACCGGAGCGTTTCGTCAAAGTCAGCGCGCGCCAGGTGGAAACCCGGCCGATCAAAGGCACTCGCCCCCGTGGCTTGACCGCCGCCGAAGACGCCGCCAACGCCGCCGAACTGCTGGCCAGCCCCAAGGATCGCGCGGAAAACCTGATGATCGTCGACCTGCTGCGCAACGACCTCGGCCGCACCTGCCGTATCGGCTCGGTGCGGGTGCCGGAGTTGTTCAGCCTGGAAAGCTATCCCAACGTGCATCACCTGGTGAGCAGCGTCACTGGCGAATTGGCGGACGACAAGGACGCCCTGGACCTGATCGCCGGCAGCTTCCCCGGCGGCTCGATCACCGGCGCACCGAAGATCCGCGCGATGCAGATCATTGATGAACTGGAGCCGACGCGGCGTGGGTTGTACTGCGGCTCGTTGCTGTACCTGGACGTGCGAGGCGAGATGGACAGCTCCATCGCCATTCGCAGTTTGCTGGTCAAGGATGGGCAGGTGTGTTGCTGGGGCGGCGGCGGGATTGTCGCGGATTCGGAATGGCAGGCTGAATATCAGGAATCGATTACCAAGGTGAAGGTGTTGCTCGATACCCTTCAGGCCCTTTGA
- a CDS encoding 3-oxoacyl-ACP reductase family protein: MTTQNLSGKVALIQGGSRGIGAAIVKRLAAEGAAVAFTYVSSTAKAEELQNSITGNGGKALAIKADSADAEAIRNAVTATVEAFGRLDILVNNAGVLAVAPLEDFTLEDFDQTLAINVRSVFIASQAAAKHMTEGGRIINIGSTNADRMPFAGGGPYAMSKAALVGLTKGLSRDLGPRGITINNVQPGPVDTDMNPASGDFAESLIPLMAVGRYGKAEEIASFVAYLVGPEAGYITGASLTIDGGFGA, from the coding sequence ATGACCACTCAAAACCTCAGCGGTAAGGTAGCTCTGATTCAAGGCGGTTCCCGCGGTATCGGCGCCGCCATCGTCAAACGCCTGGCCGCTGAAGGCGCCGCAGTTGCCTTCACTTACGTCAGCTCCACCGCCAAGGCAGAAGAACTGCAAAACAGCATCACCGGCAACGGCGGCAAGGCCCTCGCCATCAAGGCCGACAGCGCCGACGCAGAGGCCATTCGCAACGCAGTGACCGCCACCGTCGAAGCCTTTGGTCGCCTCGACATTCTGGTCAACAACGCTGGTGTGCTGGCCGTCGCGCCGCTGGAAGACTTCACCCTCGAAGACTTCGACCAGACCCTGGCCATCAACGTGCGCAGCGTCTTCATCGCCAGCCAGGCCGCCGCCAAACACATGACCGAAGGTGGTCGCATCATCAACATCGGCAGCACCAACGCCGACCGCATGCCCTTCGCCGGTGGTGGCCCGTACGCCATGAGCAAAGCAGCGCTGGTGGGTCTGACCAAAGGCCTGTCCCGCGACCTCGGCCCGCGCGGTATCACCATCAACAACGTGCAACCGGGCCCGGTCGACACTGACATGAACCCGGCCAGCGGTGACTTCGCCGAGAGCCTGATCCCGCTGATGGCCGTGGGCCGTTATGGCAAGGCGGAAGAGATCGCCAGCTTCGTCGCCTACCTGGTCGGCCCGGAAGCGGGTTACATCACCGGCGCCAGCCTGACCATCGATGGTGGTTTCGGCGCTTGA
- a CDS encoding LysR family transcriptional regulator encodes METFSSIECFVRSAEVGSFAEAARRLSLTPAAVGKSVAKLEARLGVRLFQRSTRSLTLTEAGQVFLGEVSASLHTIQNAVANLASAEGRPAGTLKVSMGTVFGRLYVVPLLGEFLRRFPAINPDWHFDNRQVDLIAQGFDAAIGGGFELPQGVVARKLTPAHRVLVASAEYLAGREAIVEPDDLKKCDGILIRSPQTGRVRSWQLTSRTRQHSPLVLKARMTMSDSEAACASAAQGLGIALVSMPFAVGYLQTGTLQRVLPDWYVDDGNISIYYAEHKLLPGKTRAFVDFIIEQFAERGLGERFSAL; translated from the coding sequence ATGGAAACCTTCAGCAGTATCGAATGCTTCGTCCGCAGCGCCGAGGTTGGCAGCTTTGCCGAAGCCGCGCGGCGCCTGAGCCTGACCCCGGCCGCAGTGGGCAAAAGCGTCGCGAAACTGGAAGCGAGGCTGGGTGTGCGGCTGTTTCAGCGCAGTACGCGCAGCCTGACCTTGACCGAGGCCGGTCAGGTGTTTTTGGGCGAAGTCAGCGCCAGCCTGCACACCATTCAAAACGCCGTGGCCAACCTGGCCAGTGCCGAAGGGCGCCCGGCCGGCACCTTGAAGGTCAGCATGGGCACAGTGTTCGGGCGTTTGTATGTGGTGCCGTTGCTGGGGGAATTCCTGCGACGCTTCCCGGCGATCAACCCGGACTGGCACTTCGATAATCGCCAGGTCGATCTGATTGCCCAAGGTTTTGATGCGGCGATTGGCGGCGGATTCGAATTGCCCCAAGGCGTGGTGGCGCGCAAGTTGACCCCGGCCCATCGGGTGCTGGTGGCGTCAGCCGAGTATCTGGCTGGGCGTGAAGCCATTGTCGAACCTGATGACCTCAAGAAATGCGACGGCATTCTGATCCGCTCGCCGCAAACCGGTCGCGTGCGCTCCTGGCAGCTGACCAGCCGCACCCGGCAACACAGCCCGCTGGTGCTCAAGGCGCGGATGACCATGAGCGATTCGGAAGCCGCCTGCGCCAGCGCTGCGCAGGGATTGGGCATCGCGCTGGTGAGCATGCCGTTTGCCGTGGGTTATCTGCAGACCGGGACGTTGCAGCGCGTGTTGCCGGACTGGTACGTCGACGATGGCAATATTTCGATCTATTACGCGGAGCACAAATTGTTGCCAGGCAAGACCCGGGCGTTTGTCGATTTCATTATTGAGCAGTTTGCGGAGCGGGGGTTGGGGGAGCGGTTTAGTGCGCTCTAA
- a CDS encoding alpha-L-glutamate ligase-like protein: protein MFGFWKTWKALEARGIMGINRRNADYVLKYNKRSLYPIVDDKIITKERAIEAGINVPELYGIISTEKEIDNLTQIIGGRSDFVIKPAQGAGGDGIIVVADRFEGRYRTVSGKILSHEELEHHISSILTGLYSLGGHRDRALIEYRVTPDQIFKSISYEGVPDIRIIVLMGYPVMAMLRLPTRQSGGKANLHQGAIGVGVDLATGLTLRGTWLNNIITKHPDTTNAVDGVQLPYWDGFMKLAAGCYELCGLGYIGVDMVLDQEKGPLILELNARPGLNIQIANDCGLTLRTHAVEARLEELKARGVTETVQERVEFVQEMFGHIPPVEG, encoded by the coding sequence ATGTTCGGTTTCTGGAAGACCTGGAAGGCCCTGGAAGCCCGGGGCATCATGGGGATCAATCGGCGTAACGCGGACTATGTGCTCAAGTACAACAAGCGCAGCCTGTACCCGATTGTCGATGACAAGATCATCACCAAGGAACGCGCCATTGAAGCCGGCATCAACGTGCCGGAGTTGTACGGGATCATTTCCACCGAGAAAGAAATCGACAACCTCACCCAGATCATTGGTGGGCGCAGCGACTTCGTGATCAAGCCGGCCCAGGGCGCGGGCGGCGACGGCATTATTGTGGTGGCCGACCGTTTCGAGGGCCGCTATCGCACGGTGTCCGGCAAGATCCTCAGCCATGAGGAACTCGAGCACCATATCTCGAGCATCCTCACCGGCCTGTACTCCCTGGGCGGCCACCGTGACCGGGCGCTGATCGAATACCGCGTGACCCCGGACCAGATTTTCAAAAGCATCAGCTACGAAGGCGTGCCGGACATCCGCATTATCGTGCTGATGGGTTACCCGGTGATGGCCATGCTGCGCCTGCCGACCCGGCAGTCCGGCGGCAAGGCCAACCTGCACCAGGGCGCCATCGGCGTCGGTGTCGATCTCGCCACCGGTCTGACCCTGCGCGGCACCTGGTTGAACAACATCATCACCAAACACCCGGACACCACCAACGCGGTGGATGGCGTGCAACTGCCCTACTGGGACGGTTTCATGAAACTCGCTGCCGGCTGCTATGAGCTGTGCGGGCTGGGTTACATCGGCGTGGACATGGTGCTCGACCAGGAAAAAGGGCCGCTGATTCTTGAGCTCAACGCCCGGCCGGGGTTGAACATCCAGATTGCCAATGATTGTGGACTGACCTTGCGCACCCATGCGGTCGAGGCGCGGCTGGAAGAATTGAAGGCCCGCGGGGTTACCGAGACCGTGCAGGAACGGGTGGAGTTTGTGCAGGAGATGTTTGGGCATATTCCGCCGGTTGAGGGCTAG
- a CDS encoding HAD-IA family hydrolase: MNAPLKALGPIKAVIFDMDGLLLDTEGIYTEVTSMIAERYGRTFDWSVKQNIIGRGAGDLARYVVEALDLPITAEEFLVIREPLMRERFPKALAMPGAEELVRHLKANNIPIAVGTSSSRQSFGQKTTLHRDWFALFDFIVTADDPEVGAAKPAPDIFLTAARRLGVAPEDCLVFEDSPFGVTAAKAAGMTAIAIPDAAMADEKYAHADGILRTLKAFTPSACGLPALEWA; the protein is encoded by the coding sequence ATGAATGCACCACTGAAAGCGCTTGGCCCGATCAAAGCCGTGATTTTCGACATGGATGGCTTGCTGCTGGACACCGAGGGCATCTACACCGAAGTCACGTCGATGATTGCCGAGCGTTATGGCCGGACCTTCGACTGGAGCGTCAAACAGAACATCATCGGCCGTGGCGCGGGTGACCTGGCGCGCTATGTGGTCGAGGCGCTGGACTTGCCGATCACCGCTGAGGAGTTCCTGGTGATCCGCGAACCCCTGATGCGCGAGCGTTTTCCCAAGGCACTGGCGATGCCGGGCGCCGAGGAGCTGGTTCGGCACTTGAAGGCCAACAACATTCCGATTGCGGTGGGCACCAGTTCTTCGCGCCAGTCGTTTGGCCAGAAAACCACGCTGCACCGCGACTGGTTCGCGCTATTCGACTTCATTGTCACTGCCGATGACCCGGAAGTCGGTGCGGCCAAACCGGCGCCGGATATCTTCCTGACTGCCGCGCGGCGCCTGGGTGTCGCGCCCGAGGACTGCCTGGTGTTCGAGGATTCGCCGTTTGGCGTCACAGCAGCGAAAGCGGCAGGGATGACGGCGATTGCGATCCCGGATGCGGCCATGGCTGACGAAAAATACGCCCACGCCGACGGCATCCTTCGTACGTTGAAGGCGTTCACGCCGAGTGCCTGTGGTTTGCCGGCGCTTGAATGGGCCTGA